Proteins co-encoded in one Spirosoma endbachense genomic window:
- a CDS encoding SDR family oxidoreductase — protein MNQTEFRPASDDIPGQQLPYPARQSDMNPAPDSDLSNYKPAGKLTDKVALITGADSGIGRAVAIAFAMEGADVAIVYNENTDDAKYTQRIVERKGRSCLIIKADVRNAAACQAAVQQTVDHYGKLNILINNAAYQMAQENIEDISEEQFRRTFETNIFGYFFMVKAALPHLHDGDAIVNTGSIVGIVGNPLLIDYTASKGAIHAFTKSLAIQLGKRNIRVNCVAPGPVWTPNIPGTMPEDEVKNFGHEVALARPGQPEELAPAYVLLASSEGSFITGSIVEVTGGKLG, from the coding sequence ATGAATCAAACAGAATTCCGACCCGCATCGGATGATATTCCCGGCCAGCAACTCCCCTACCCGGCCCGGCAGTCCGATATGAACCCAGCCCCCGACAGCGATCTGTCAAACTATAAACCGGCGGGCAAACTCACCGATAAAGTCGCCCTGATTACCGGAGCCGATTCGGGCATTGGCCGGGCGGTTGCCATTGCCTTTGCCATGGAAGGTGCTGACGTGGCCATTGTTTACAACGAAAACACGGATGATGCCAAATACACACAGCGAATCGTTGAGCGCAAAGGCCGATCGTGCCTGATCATCAAGGCCGACGTCCGTAATGCAGCCGCCTGTCAAGCCGCCGTACAGCAAACTGTCGATCATTATGGCAAACTAAATATTCTGATCAACAACGCGGCCTACCAGATGGCACAGGAAAACATTGAAGACATAAGCGAAGAACAGTTTCGCCGAACGTTCGAAACCAACATCTTCGGTTATTTTTTTATGGTAAAGGCAGCTCTCCCCCATCTGCACGACGGTGATGCCATCGTCAACACAGGCAGTATTGTCGGTATTGTCGGCAATCCGCTCCTGATCGATTACACCGCATCGAAAGGAGCGATCCATGCCTTTACCAAATCGCTGGCCATTCAGTTGGGGAAACGGAACATCCGCGTAAATTGCGTCGCGCCGGGCCCCGTCTGGACACCGAACATTCCGGGAACGATGCCCGAAGATGAAGTTAAAAACTTTGGACATGAGGTGGCCCTCGCCCGGCCCGGACAACCCGAAGAACTGGCTCCCGCCTACGTGCTGCTGGCATCCAGCGAAGGGAGTTTCATTACCGGTAGCATCGTTGAGGTAACAGGGGGGAAACTGGGCTAA
- the msrB gene encoding peptide-methionine (R)-S-oxide reductase MsrB, translating to MIQKVIKSDEEWRQILTPEQYRVARGKGTERAFSGEYCEAHDPGLYACVCCGTELFESKTKFESGTGWPSFTEPIEEERIRLEKDYSYGMFRVEVLCNICDAHLGHVFNDGPQPTGLRYCLNSVSLVLKRTADTE from the coding sequence ATGATTCAGAAGGTTATTAAGTCCGATGAAGAATGGCGTCAAATCCTGACGCCAGAGCAATATCGTGTGGCGAGGGGGAAAGGGACTGAGCGGGCTTTTTCGGGAGAGTACTGCGAAGCACATGATCCTGGTTTGTATGCCTGTGTGTGTTGTGGAACGGAATTATTTGAATCCAAAACCAAATTTGAATCAGGAACGGGCTGGCCAAGTTTTACGGAGCCTATTGAAGAAGAACGCATTAGGCTCGAAAAAGACTATAGTTATGGTATGTTTCGGGTAGAGGTTTTGTGTAACATCTGCGATGCTCACCTGGGCCATGTTTTTAATGATGGACCTCAACCGACGGGGTTGCGCTACTGCCTTAATTCGGTGTCACTGGTCTTGAAACGAACGGCTGATACAGAGTAA
- a CDS encoding DUF2141 domain-containing protein codes for MTVVVSDVNNRTGKLYIGLANDETTFKGQSVKNIAIDVPASGEITVTFDGLTAGRYAVRLYQDLNSNQKLDFSGQMPAEPFGFSNVTRLMGPPSFDQCSFELTENKAIRISMMEM; via the coding sequence CTGACGGTTGTCGTATCGGACGTTAACAACCGAACTGGTAAATTATACATTGGTCTGGCAAACGATGAGACTACCTTCAAAGGACAATCCGTTAAGAATATAGCTATCGATGTGCCAGCTTCAGGCGAAATCACGGTAACATTTGATGGTCTGACAGCAGGCCGCTATGCCGTCCGATTGTACCAGGATCTTAATAGCAATCAGAAATTAGATTTTTCTGGTCAGATGCCTGCCGAGCCATTCGGTTTTTCAAATGTCACAAGGCTAATGGGGCCGCCCAGCTTCGATCAATGTTCCTTCGAGCTTACTGAAAATAAAGCGATTCGAATAAGTATGATGGAAATGTAA
- a CDS encoding RecQ family ATP-dependent DNA helicase: MTVRQILQQFWGYSTFRPMQEEVVNTVLDRQDTLVLMPTGGGKSICFQVPALAMKGVCIVVTPLIALMKDQVEQLRKRGIPATAIYSGMHYREIDTALDNCIYGNTKFLYVSPERLRTEIVIERAKQMTVCLLAVDEAHCISAWGYDFRPPYLQIAEFRELIPETPIIALTASATPDVQVDIQEKLALRGSNGGPVQVFRQTFARPNLSYSAVLEENKESRLFKVLQNVPGSSIVYVRSRKQTQQIAQLLYRQGISADFYHAGLTTQQRADKQDGWIQNQIRVMVATNAFGMGIDKPDVRVVVHLDVPDSLEAYYQEAGRAGRDGQKAYAVMLYSNSDLDNLRFRTEQLYQPVDMLRRVYQALSNYTAVPVGGGLFNSYDFDLNAFTNTFNLPAQETHYAMKQLQLEGFIQLSENYFHPSRLLMVLDNRQLYEFQVLNPRFDPFLKLILRMYGGEVFTDFITISESALARTFLVNQREIVALLEQLHERNVVVYEKQKDKPQLTFLTPRFDAPTLPINVQELNRRKELALRKVQSAIIYTEHPTQCRTRLLQSYFGEKPGEACGICDNCIKKKKSQEVVSSVMREQVREYVALANGPGVSPKQLAHHFSQTDADALAQTLKQMLAEEEIRYTKNGNLTLNSGE; encoded by the coding sequence TTGACTGTCCGACAGATTTTACAGCAATTTTGGGGCTATTCTACTTTCCGACCCATGCAGGAAGAGGTAGTTAATACCGTGCTGGATCGGCAGGACACGCTCGTTCTGATGCCAACGGGCGGAGGAAAATCAATCTGCTTTCAGGTGCCTGCCCTGGCGATGAAGGGTGTCTGTATCGTTGTCACCCCCCTGATCGCCCTCATGAAAGATCAGGTCGAGCAGTTGCGCAAACGAGGCATTCCGGCAACCGCCATCTATTCGGGAATGCATTATCGCGAGATTGATACGGCGCTCGATAATTGCATCTACGGGAATACTAAATTCCTGTATGTGTCCCCGGAGCGACTCCGGACCGAGATTGTCATTGAGCGTGCCAAACAAATGACGGTTTGCCTGCTCGCCGTTGATGAAGCGCACTGCATTTCGGCCTGGGGCTATGATTTCCGGCCACCTTATCTGCAAATTGCGGAGTTTCGGGAGCTAATTCCAGAAACGCCCATCATTGCCCTGACGGCGTCGGCCACGCCCGATGTTCAGGTTGATATTCAGGAGAAACTGGCCCTGCGCGGCAGTAATGGCGGCCCGGTTCAGGTCTTTCGGCAGACATTTGCGCGGCCAAATCTGTCCTATTCCGCCGTTCTGGAAGAAAATAAAGAATCCCGGTTATTTAAGGTATTGCAGAATGTACCCGGCAGTTCCATCGTGTATGTGCGCAGTCGTAAGCAAACGCAGCAGATAGCCCAGTTGCTTTACAGACAAGGCATTTCGGCTGATTTCTATCATGCAGGCTTAACTACCCAACAGCGCGCCGATAAGCAGGATGGATGGATTCAGAATCAAATTCGGGTCATGGTAGCAACCAACGCTTTTGGCATGGGGATCGATAAACCCGATGTACGGGTCGTTGTGCATTTAGATGTACCCGATTCGCTCGAAGCCTACTACCAGGAAGCCGGACGGGCTGGGCGCGATGGACAGAAAGCTTATGCGGTCATGCTCTATTCGAACAGCGATCTGGACAACCTGCGCTTCCGAACCGAGCAGCTCTATCAACCCGTCGACATGCTGCGTCGGGTCTACCAGGCACTGTCAAACTATACGGCCGTACCGGTTGGGGGTGGTTTATTCAATAGCTATGACTTCGATCTGAACGCCTTTACCAATACGTTCAATCTTCCTGCACAGGAAACGCATTATGCGATGAAACAACTTCAGTTAGAAGGATTTATTCAGTTAAGCGAAAATTATTTTCACCCATCGCGACTGCTGATGGTGCTGGACAACCGGCAGTTGTATGAGTTTCAGGTTTTAAATCCGCGCTTTGACCCCTTTCTCAAATTGATTCTGCGCATGTATGGTGGTGAAGTATTCACCGATTTTATCACCATTTCAGAGTCTGCGCTCGCCCGCACGTTTCTGGTCAATCAGCGTGAAATTGTGGCACTGCTGGAGCAGCTTCACGAGCGAAACGTTGTTGTCTACGAAAAGCAGAAAGACAAGCCGCAGCTAACATTTCTGACACCACGCTTCGACGCACCAACCCTCCCGATCAACGTACAGGAACTCAATCGTCGGAAAGAATTAGCCTTGCGAAAAGTGCAGTCGGCCATTATCTATACCGAACATCCGACCCAATGCCGCACCCGGCTTTTACAATCCTACTTCGGAGAAAAACCCGGTGAAGCCTGCGGCATCTGCGATAACTGCATTAAAAAGAAAAAGAGCCAGGAAGTTGTTTCGTCGGTCATGCGGGAACAGGTGCGCGAGTATGTTGCCTTAGCGAATGGTCCGGGCGTATCCCCTAAACAGCTGGCTCATCATTTTTCGCAAACAGATGCCGATGCGCTTGCTCAAACACTAAAACAGATGCTGGCCGAAGAAGAAATCCGGTACACAAAAAACGGGAATCTCACGTTGAATAGCGGTGAATAG
- a CDS encoding outer membrane beta-barrel protein, which translates to MSIHRITVLILVSFALFPSLQAQTIPLRIRLQESRQQPVVGATLQLTDRIDTTRHLYALTDTLGTATFQLALNRTYSLLVTSVGFKPIHKLIKPTAGQSVLTLTAEQDNIMLQGVSVTAAKPLMKQEDDKTIVDPEPIANTSTSAYEIMEKTPGIFLDPDGNVYLSSTTPATIYINGREQKMSAADIASMLKSLPPNSIARMEIMRTPSARYDASGSGGIVNIILKKGVKIGLTGSINAGFNQGRFGNQFAGININNTQNGRSAYLNVNYTNRNTYEQVQSNRNFTADSVLRQDAYTTYPAQVVYVGYGLSYELSRKWDVSLDGRFSWNQANSQASNDNLISQISTGRLLTENLNQVTNKNRLLSFSQGFNAKYKLDTLGSELITDISYNFNGTRGLQDFSTQYLLPERAGTSGDGNFTSQRHQLAAQVDLKYKILKAVTLETGLKATGQYFTSDAAYFNLVGNNRLPDRARTNMFDYRENINAAYVQASRTFGQFLLKGGVRLENTNMDGHQRIPADTSFRINRTDFFPYLFLSRKVAKIAGYELRSYLIYRRSITRPTYDYLNPFARYVDQYLYEAGNPALRPQFTENYELNISVEDRPIFAIGRNHTQDIFTNVVYQDPQNRRIAYRTYDNLGTNRETYFRVLGAIPPINRYFFVVGAQFNYNEYSGVYENAPLNFKRGSWSFFTFHSFKIDKRSTATLNGFIRTRGQLQFYELSNFGVLNLSLNRKFMQDKLLVTLTANDLFFTNYYQFTLQQGSVVANGLRRNDTRRFGITLRYNFGIRKREEKVNMFTIEPPNS; encoded by the coding sequence ATGTCAATCCACCGCATAACTGTTCTCATTTTAGTAAGCTTTGCACTTTTCCCTTCTCTTCAGGCACAGACTATTCCACTACGTATTCGCTTGCAGGAATCCCGTCAGCAACCCGTGGTGGGGGCAACGCTCCAGTTAACCGATCGCATCGATACCACGCGACACTTATACGCATTAACCGATACGTTAGGCACGGCCACGTTTCAGCTTGCTCTCAACAGAACGTATAGCTTGCTGGTAACATCGGTTGGTTTTAAGCCCATTCACAAACTGATTAAGCCAACCGCCGGGCAATCCGTTTTGACCTTAACAGCCGAGCAGGACAACATTATGCTTCAGGGTGTATCGGTTACGGCAGCCAAACCACTCATGAAGCAGGAAGACGACAAGACCATTGTTGATCCTGAACCCATTGCCAACACCAGTACAAGTGCCTACGAAATTATGGAGAAAACGCCCGGCATTTTTCTGGACCCCGATGGCAATGTTTACTTAAGCAGCACGACTCCGGCTACGATTTACATTAACGGACGAGAGCAGAAAATGAGTGCGGCCGACATTGCTTCGATGCTCAAGAGTTTACCGCCCAACAGCATTGCCCGTATGGAAATCATGCGGACGCCATCAGCCCGATACGATGCCAGCGGGAGCGGAGGTATTGTGAACATAATCCTGAAAAAAGGCGTGAAAATTGGGTTGACGGGCTCCATCAATGCAGGCTTCAACCAGGGGCGATTTGGTAATCAGTTTGCCGGAATAAACATCAACAATACACAAAACGGACGGTCGGCCTACTTAAATGTGAACTACACCAACCGGAACACCTATGAGCAGGTTCAAAGCAATCGAAATTTCACAGCCGATTCTGTACTTCGGCAGGATGCTTACACAACCTATCCGGCTCAGGTCGTGTATGTTGGCTATGGTCTTAGTTATGAGCTTTCCCGTAAGTGGGATGTTAGTCTCGATGGTCGGTTTTCCTGGAATCAGGCCAATTCTCAGGCCAGCAATGACAACCTGATCAGCCAGATCAGCACCGGGCGATTGCTGACTGAGAACCTCAACCAGGTAACCAACAAAAACCGCCTTTTGTCATTCAGCCAGGGGTTTAACGCCAAGTACAAACTGGATACGCTTGGGTCTGAACTTATCACCGACATCTCGTATAATTTCAATGGTACGCGCGGCTTGCAGGACTTTTCGACGCAATACCTGCTTCCTGAACGGGCAGGCACGTCTGGCGACGGCAACTTCACCAGTCAACGCCATCAACTGGCCGCTCAGGTTGATCTAAAGTATAAAATCCTTAAAGCGGTTACCCTCGAAACGGGCCTCAAGGCTACCGGTCAATATTTTACCAGCGATGCGGCCTATTTCAATCTTGTCGGTAACAATCGTTTACCGGATCGCGCCCGAACCAATATGTTTGATTATCGGGAAAATATCAACGCGGCTTATGTTCAGGCGTCCAGAACATTTGGCCAGTTTCTGCTGAAAGGGGGTGTGCGGCTCGAAAACACGAACATGGATGGGCATCAGCGAATCCCGGCTGATACCTCATTCCGGATTAATCGCACCGATTTCTTCCCTTACCTATTCCTGAGTCGTAAGGTGGCCAAAATTGCCGGTTATGAATTAAGGAGTTACCTGATTTATCGCCGGTCTATTACCCGGCCTACCTACGATTACCTGAACCCGTTTGCCCGTTATGTCGATCAGTATCTTTATGAGGCTGGCAATCCGGCTCTGCGCCCTCAGTTTACCGAAAACTACGAGCTAAATATTAGTGTGGAAGACCGTCCGATTTTTGCCATTGGCCGAAACCACACACAGGATATTTTCACGAATGTGGTGTATCAGGACCCACAAAATCGACGCATCGCCTATCGGACGTACGACAATCTTGGAACAAACCGGGAGACCTATTTCCGTGTTCTGGGCGCAATTCCACCGATCAATCGCTACTTTTTTGTTGTCGGTGCTCAATTCAATTACAATGAGTATAGTGGTGTTTATGAAAATGCCCCGCTGAATTTCAAGCGGGGCAGCTGGTCGTTTTTCACGTTTCATTCCTTCAAAATCGATAAACGCTCGACGGCAACACTGAACGGCTTTATCCGGACTCGCGGGCAGCTTCAATTCTACGAACTAAGCAATTTTGGAGTGTTAAACCTGAGCCTGAACCGAAAATTCATGCAGGATAAATTATTGGTAACGCTAACGGCCAACGACCTTTTCTTTACAAACTATTACCAATTTACGTTGCAACAGGGAAGCGTTGTCGCCAATGGCCTTCGCCGGAACGATACCCGGCGGTTTGGAATAACCCTGCGTTACAACTTTGGCATTCGTAAACGGGAAGAAAAAGTAAATATGTTTACCATTGAACCTCCCAATTCATAA
- a CDS encoding T9SS type A sorting domain-containing protein gives MRLRESSVRVLAAGIALAGSLLANSVIAQKNTASSTAYGQFVQRIRTNLPAPKTICYKSDQDFFTRIAAPEAFLKARQNPNLRKTATSSFIVSYNNFTPEAQKAFQYAVDIWASLISSPVPIRIKANWITQSPGVLGAAGPAEIRLGAELDSGGAQKAYALYPIALAEKIARHEINSPTDPDITADFNRNNNWYYGTDQKTPAGQTDLVTVVLHEIAHGLGFIGYFATNGPEGIYRTDPYLAVYDHFIENGQGQKPAIETTTFPVNTNKLFQQLTGNNLFLNGPIMQRKVGKRAKLYVPSSFDLGSSLYHLDENTYPQKDTNSLMTPRVGNAEAIHSPGPLVMNFLYDLEWKTTSLLHQKPVNSEDEKDVVFQVKLVSDTTVTPGSVRLYYRKSAPTGTDTTFTMVTPTLIAGSTSVYAYTMPASVAKGDIWYYFRAQDASGRTFTNPGRTTNNTQLLHTVRFGADRLPPTISFSPAKNFIYNPALVDSLPIYARISDDRSVAFVSTNIDSAYVDYQVNGVAQPKLMLRPGSLTVNGVQYDSIYSNRITIPANSLKAGDKISYRIVARDASKAKNQTISPQTGFYELTVVTPKAAVDRYTNTFNNAATASDFAGFRFGLATPSGFADPAIHSEHPYQNGLDFKSQSNSEYVLLSPIKIKANPDSAVMRFDEIVLVEPSEAGSGFGSSGFYDYAVVEGSSDNGQTWKPLVTGYNSNSQYDWYAAYTNNLVAGSTADEKNSAAVGSPALFKRHEISLLGNGTFKAGEQILIRFRLFADQLAHGWGWAIDNLQIQVPPPPPVLANEPVSAGTFSVYPNPVSSGTIKIEAELTRPVAEAGLSIVGTTGQLHRQLTLKVGGRKISEQFDLSQLPTGLYFLRLKAGDSVLTQKVIIAR, from the coding sequence ATGCGTTTACGGGAATCGTCAGTACGCGTCCTCGCGGCTGGTATAGCATTGGCTGGTTCGTTGCTGGCCAATTCAGTAATTGCGCAAAAAAATACAGCTTCATCAACGGCTTATGGTCAATTTGTGCAACGAATTCGAACCAACTTACCTGCTCCTAAAACCATTTGCTATAAGTCGGATCAGGATTTCTTTACACGAATAGCCGCACCCGAAGCATTTCTGAAAGCGCGCCAGAACCCAAACCTGCGGAAGACTGCAACCTCCAGTTTTATCGTTTCGTACAACAATTTCACGCCCGAAGCGCAAAAAGCATTTCAGTATGCAGTCGACATCTGGGCGAGCCTGATTTCTTCACCCGTTCCGATTCGGATTAAAGCAAACTGGATTACCCAGAGTCCGGGTGTTCTGGGAGCAGCTGGTCCGGCCGAAATCCGGTTAGGGGCCGAACTGGATTCGGGCGGGGCGCAAAAAGCCTATGCACTCTATCCTATTGCTTTAGCCGAAAAAATAGCCCGGCACGAAATAAATAGCCCTACCGATCCGGATATTACGGCCGATTTTAACCGAAATAATAACTGGTATTACGGTACAGATCAGAAAACCCCCGCCGGACAGACTGATCTGGTAACCGTTGTTTTACATGAAATTGCGCATGGGCTTGGTTTTATCGGCTATTTTGCGACGAACGGGCCTGAAGGCATCTATCGCACCGATCCATATCTTGCTGTTTACGACCACTTTATTGAGAACGGACAGGGTCAGAAGCCAGCCATTGAAACCACGACTTTTCCCGTCAATACGAACAAATTATTCCAGCAATTGACTGGTAATAATCTGTTTTTGAACGGTCCAATTATGCAGCGAAAAGTAGGAAAACGCGCCAAGCTGTATGTTCCGTCATCATTCGACTTAGGATCTAGTCTCTACCATCTCGACGAGAATACATACCCGCAGAAAGATACTAATTCCCTAATGACTCCCAGGGTCGGCAATGCCGAAGCGATTCATTCTCCTGGTCCACTGGTGATGAATTTCCTGTACGATCTTGAATGGAAAACGACTTCTTTGCTTCATCAGAAGCCAGTCAATAGTGAAGATGAAAAAGATGTAGTTTTTCAGGTTAAACTGGTCAGTGACACAACCGTAACGCCTGGGTCAGTTCGGCTTTATTACCGGAAAAGTGCACCGACGGGTACTGATACGACCTTTACAATGGTTACGCCCACGCTCATCGCCGGGAGCACTTCTGTATACGCCTATACGATGCCCGCAAGCGTAGCCAAAGGAGATATCTGGTATTACTTTAGAGCACAGGACGCATCGGGACGAACGTTTACAAACCCCGGTCGTACGACAAATAACACACAGTTGCTTCATACGGTCCGGTTTGGTGCCGATCGATTACCACCAACCATTTCGTTTAGTCCGGCCAAAAATTTTATTTACAACCCCGCACTGGTCGATAGCCTTCCCATTTATGCCCGGATATCGGACGATCGGAGCGTGGCTTTTGTGAGCACCAATATCGATTCGGCTTATGTTGATTACCAGGTAAATGGTGTGGCCCAGCCAAAACTGATGCTGCGACCTGGTTCGCTGACGGTTAATGGTGTTCAGTACGACAGCATCTATAGCAACCGGATTACAATTCCGGCCAATTCGCTAAAAGCTGGCGATAAGATTAGCTACCGAATTGTTGCCCGAGATGCATCGAAGGCGAAAAATCAGACGATTAGCCCCCAGACGGGTTTTTATGAATTAACGGTCGTAACGCCAAAAGCGGCCGTTGATCGGTATACCAACACATTTAATAATGCCGCCACTGCCAGTGATTTTGCCGGTTTTCGGTTTGGACTGGCAACGCCATCGGGTTTTGCAGACCCCGCTATTCATTCTGAACATCCCTATCAGAACGGATTGGATTTTAAATCCCAGAGCAATTCTGAATATGTGCTGTTATCGCCCATTAAGATTAAGGCCAATCCGGATAGTGCAGTGATGCGCTTTGACGAAATTGTACTGGTCGAGCCAAGTGAAGCGGGTAGTGGATTCGGCAGTTCGGGTTTCTATGATTACGCGGTGGTCGAAGGATCGAGCGATAATGGGCAAACCTGGAAACCGCTGGTAACCGGTTATAATTCGAATAGTCAGTATGACTGGTATGCGGCTTATACAAATAATCTTGTGGCAGGTTCAACCGCAGATGAGAAAAATTCAGCAGCCGTGGGGTCACCTGCGCTGTTTAAACGCCATGAAATTTCTTTGTTGGGAAACGGTACATTTAAAGCCGGTGAACAGATTTTGATTCGCTTCCGGTTGTTTGCCGATCAACTGGCGCATGGCTGGGGTTGGGCCATCGATAATTTACAGATTCAGGTGCCACCTCCTCCGCCGGTTCTGGCCAATGAACCAGTTAGCGCCGGAACGTTTTCGGTCTATCCAAACCCCGTCAGTAGCGGTACGATCAAGATTGAAGCTGAACTGACCAGGCCCGTTGCCGAAGCAGGACTTTCCATTGTGGGAACAACTGGCCAGCTACATCGGCAGCTAACGCTAAAAGTAGGAGGGAGGAAGATAAGCGAACAGTTTGATCTAAGTCAGCTACCTACCGGGTTATACTTCCTAAGGCTTAAGGCGGGCGATTCAGTACTGACTCAGAAAGTCATTATTGCCCGTTAG
- a CDS encoding GMC family oxidoreductase: MPYKTSEIVDAVVIGTGAGGAPLLARLAQAGLKVVALEAGKQWNPAHDFPTDEKAQAKLFWNDERLSAGNDPIPFGSNNSGTGVGGSTLHYTAYTPRAQPDDLRIRTEFGVGEDWPFSFDQLEPYYDEVEQFLGVSGPSPYPWGPARKQAYALGPLPVNGAGQLMERGCKEVGIKTSPAANAALSAGYYQEGVGHRPACANRGFCQAGCNIGAKASMDVTYIPLAVHYGAEIRPECFVTQLVKSPAGILSEVVYMRNGQEERQRCRFVFLCAGTIETARLLLLNDLANSSGQVGRNVMAHPGLQIWGEFDEDIRPYKGIPGALISEDMHRPADADFVGGYLLQSIGVMPVTYVSQMARGRGLWGQDLKRAALAYNHVAGINILGDCLPYDHNYLELSDEKDIRGLPKPRIYFSNGESEERMTAHANKVMRAIWGAAGARNIWAFPRNAHVIGTCRMGNDASTAVVNANGQSFDIPNLYISDNSTFPSALSVNPALTIMALALRTADRFLEQWK; encoded by the coding sequence ATGCCCTATAAAACCTCTGAAATCGTTGATGCCGTTGTGATCGGAACTGGCGCGGGCGGTGCCCCTTTGCTGGCACGTCTGGCCCAAGCAGGTCTGAAAGTTGTGGCGCTTGAAGCGGGCAAACAATGGAATCCGGCTCATGATTTCCCAACCGATGAAAAGGCACAGGCTAAACTCTTCTGGAATGATGAGCGGCTAAGTGCTGGAAATGATCCAATCCCATTCGGAAGTAACAATTCCGGAACGGGCGTCGGTGGCTCTACGCTTCACTATACCGCTTACACTCCCCGCGCCCAACCCGACGACCTCCGTATTCGAACGGAGTTTGGCGTGGGCGAAGACTGGCCTTTCAGTTTTGACCAGCTCGAACCGTACTACGACGAAGTCGAACAGTTTCTAGGTGTTTCGGGGCCATCACCTTACCCCTGGGGGCCTGCCCGTAAACAGGCTTATGCGTTAGGCCCACTGCCTGTCAATGGCGCAGGCCAGTTAATGGAGCGAGGTTGTAAGGAGGTAGGTATCAAGACATCCCCGGCGGCCAATGCGGCTTTATCGGCAGGTTATTATCAGGAGGGAGTCGGTCACCGACCGGCTTGTGCCAACCGTGGTTTCTGCCAGGCGGGGTGTAATATTGGGGCCAAAGCCAGCATGGACGTAACATATATCCCCCTGGCGGTTCATTACGGGGCCGAAATTCGGCCGGAATGCTTCGTGACACAACTCGTCAAAAGTCCAGCTGGTATTCTAAGCGAGGTGGTTTATATGCGTAACGGGCAGGAAGAGCGACAACGGTGCCGGTTTGTATTTCTCTGCGCGGGAACGATTGAAACAGCGCGATTGCTGCTTCTGAATGACCTTGCCAACAGCAGCGGACAGGTTGGCCGAAACGTTATGGCCCATCCGGGTCTGCAAATATGGGGCGAATTTGATGAAGACATTCGACCATACAAGGGTATTCCCGGAGCTCTGATTTCGGAAGACATGCACCGACCAGCCGACGCTGATTTTGTTGGCGGTTATTTGCTTCAGTCCATCGGTGTCATGCCGGTTACGTACGTAAGCCAAATGGCACGGGGCAGGGGACTGTGGGGACAGGATCTTAAACGGGCAGCATTGGCTTACAATCACGTAGCTGGCATCAACATTCTGGGCGATTGCCTCCCCTACGACCACAATTATCTGGAATTATCGGACGAAAAAGACATCCGTGGACTACCCAAACCTCGTATTTACTTTTCGAACGGCGAAAGCGAAGAACGCATGACTGCCCATGCCAATAAGGTCATGCGGGCTATCTGGGGGGCTGCCGGAGCCAGAAATATCTGGGCTTTTCCCCGAAATGCACATGTCATTGGCACCTGTCGTATGGGCAATGACGCCAGCACGGCCGTTGTCAATGCCAATGGGCAATCGTTCGACATTCCGAACTTATATATCAGCGATAATTCAACATTTCCCAGCGCCCTCAGCGTCAATCCAGCACTAACTATTATGGCGCTGGCCCTCCGAACAGCAGATCGCTTTTTGGAGCAGTGGAAATAA
- a CDS encoding gluconate 2-dehydrogenase subunit 3 family protein, producing the protein MSNAHMLPHYPEGTVRTLLTTDLVTEATRQALTDRLNAPLREPTFFSADDFALLDAVCNRLIPQDEQEKRIPVAEGIDERLSKNTTNGWRYDSMPNDGDAFKLGLKGINESALVIFQQPFLNLSGDQQDQILKAVQVMEAPGEVWQNLPADRFFEELLAEAVENYYSHPVAQEEIGYVGMADTPGWKRLGLNQLEDREPRMATD; encoded by the coding sequence ATGTCAAACGCTCACATGCTCCCTCATTATCCCGAAGGCACCGTCCGTACCCTACTTACGACCGACTTAGTCACCGAAGCCACGCGACAGGCCCTGACTGACCGGCTGAATGCACCTCTTCGAGAGCCAACCTTCTTTTCAGCGGACGACTTTGCATTGCTGGATGCTGTCTGCAACCGACTTATTCCTCAGGATGAGCAGGAAAAGCGTATTCCCGTTGCCGAGGGTATCGACGAGCGTTTGTCAAAAAATACAACCAATGGCTGGCGGTATGATAGCATGCCGAACGACGGCGATGCATTTAAACTGGGGCTGAAGGGCATAAACGAAAGCGCTTTGGTTATATTCCAACAGCCATTTCTCAATTTATCCGGCGATCAACAGGACCAGATTTTGAAAGCCGTTCAGGTGATGGAAGCCCCCGGCGAGGTTTGGCAGAATCTGCCTGCGGATCGTTTTTTTGAAGAACTATTGGCCGAAGCCGTCGAGAATTATTACAGCCATCCAGTAGCTCAGGAAGAAATCGGATATGTTGGTATGGCCGACACGCCCGGCTGGAAACGCCTGGGCCTGAACCAGCTGGAAGATCGCGAACCACGAATGGCTACTGACTAA